In one Mycobacterium sp. NBC_00419 genomic region, the following are encoded:
- the whiA gene encoding DNA-binding protein WhiA encodes MTAEVKDELSRLVVNSVSGRRAEVASLLRFAGGLHIVAGRVVVEAEVDLGIIARRLRKDIYDLYGYNAVVHVLSASGIRKSTRYLVRVAKDGEALARQTGLLDMRGRPVRGLPAQVVGGSVGDAEAAWRGAFLAHGSLTEPGRSSALEVSCPGPEAALALVGAARRLGVSAKAREVRGTDRVVVRDGDAIGALLTRMGAQDTRLIWEERRMRREVRATANRLANFDDANLRRSARAAVAAAARVERALDILADTVPDHLAAAGRLRVEHRQASLEELGRLAEPPMTKDAVAGRIRRLLSMADRKAKQDGIPDTESAVTPDLLEDA; translated from the coding sequence ATGACTGCCGAGGTGAAGGACGAACTGAGCCGACTCGTGGTCAACTCCGTCAGTGGTCGCCGGGCCGAGGTGGCCTCACTGCTGAGGTTCGCCGGGGGCCTGCACATCGTCGCCGGCCGGGTGGTCGTGGAAGCCGAAGTGGATCTGGGCATCATCGCCCGGCGTCTGCGTAAGGACATCTACGACCTCTACGGCTATAACGCGGTGGTGCATGTTCTTTCGGCCAGCGGTATCCGCAAGAGCACCCGCTATCTGGTTCGTGTCGCCAAAGATGGCGAGGCGTTGGCCCGGCAGACCGGCCTGTTGGACATGCGTGGCCGTCCGGTGCGAGGGCTGCCTGCCCAGGTGGTCGGCGGCAGCGTCGGCGACGCCGAGGCAGCCTGGCGCGGAGCGTTTCTGGCGCACGGCTCGTTGACCGAGCCCGGCCGCTCGTCGGCGCTGGAAGTCAGCTGCCCGGGGCCCGAGGCCGCGTTGGCACTCGTCGGCGCCGCCCGCCGCCTCGGCGTCAGCGCCAAGGCCCGCGAAGTGCGCGGCACCGATCGGGTGGTGGTGCGCGACGGTGACGCCATCGGCGCGTTGTTGACCCGGATGGGCGCCCAGGACACTCGGTTGATCTGGGAGGAGCGCCGGATGCGCCGCGAGGTGCGCGCCACCGCGAACCGGCTGGCCAACTTCGACGACGCCAACCTTCGCCGCTCGGCACGGGCCGCGGTGGCCGCGGCCGCCCGGGTCGAGCGGGCTCTGGACATCCTGGCCGACACGGTGCCGGACCACCTGGCCGCGGCGGGCCGGCTGCGGGTCGAGCACCGGCAGGCCTCGCTGGAGGAGCTGGGCAGGCTGGCGGAGCCGCCGATGACCAAAGATGCTGTGGCGGGACGTATTCGGCGCCTGCTGTCGATGGCAGACCGTAAGGCCAAGCAGGACGGTATCCCCGACACCGAGTCGGCGGTTACCCCTGACCTGCTAGAAGACGCCTGA
- a CDS encoding gluconeogenesis factor YvcK family protein gives MSVTTGEVSPRIVALGGGHGLYATLSAARRITPHVTAVVTVADDGGSSGRLRSELDVVPPGDLRMALAALASDSPHGRLWATIIQHRFGGSGALAGHPIGNLMLAGLNEVLADPVAALDELGRVLGVKGRVLPMCPIALQIEADVAGLEGDPRMSRVIRGQVAVATTPGKVRRVRLLPGDPPATRQAVDAIMAADLVVLGPGSWFTSVIPHVLVPGLAAALKSTTARRAVVLNLAAEPGETAGFSAERHLHVLAQHAPGFAVHEIIVDATSVPSDRERDQLRRTANLIEATVQFADVSRPGTPLHDPAKLAAALEVVRTRGTVPATQTLPAAAPTRSGVPRQGDGVEGTSGNVPRGDDLWR, from the coding sequence ATGAGTGTGACGACCGGCGAGGTCAGTCCTCGCATCGTCGCGCTCGGCGGCGGACACGGCCTGTACGCGACCTTGTCGGCGGCGCGCCGCATCACGCCGCACGTGACGGCCGTGGTCACCGTCGCCGACGACGGGGGCTCCTCCGGGCGGCTGCGCAGCGAGCTCGACGTCGTTCCCCCCGGTGATCTGCGAATGGCATTGGCCGCCTTGGCTTCTGACAGCCCCCATGGCCGCCTGTGGGCCACGATCATCCAGCACCGGTTCGGCGGTAGCGGTGCCCTTGCCGGGCATCCGATCGGCAATCTCATGCTGGCCGGTCTCAACGAGGTGCTGGCCGATCCGGTGGCCGCCCTCGACGAACTCGGCCGCGTGCTCGGAGTCAAGGGGCGGGTGTTGCCGATGTGTCCCATCGCGCTGCAGATCGAGGCCGACGTGGCCGGGCTGGAAGGTGATCCCCGGATGAGCCGGGTGATCCGGGGTCAGGTCGCCGTCGCCACCACACCGGGCAAAGTGCGCCGCGTGCGCCTGCTGCCGGGTGATCCGCCGGCGACCCGGCAGGCCGTCGACGCGATCATGGCCGCCGACCTCGTGGTGCTAGGACCGGGCTCCTGGTTCACCAGTGTCATCCCGCACGTTCTGGTCCCCGGTCTGGCCGCGGCGCTGAAGTCCACGACCGCACGCCGGGCGGTGGTGCTGAACCTGGCCGCCGAGCCGGGGGAGACCGCCGGGTTCTCGGCCGAGCGTCATCTGCACGTGCTGGCCCAGCACGCCCCGGGCTTCGCGGTGCACGAGATCATCGTGGATGCCACTTCGGTGCCGTCGGACCGCGAACGTGACCAACTTCGTCGTACTGCGAATTTGATAGAAGCGACAGTTCAGTTTGCTGACGTGTCCAGACCTGGTACACCTTTACATGACCCGGCGAAGCTGGCCGCAGCGCTTGAAGTTGTGCGCACACGGGGAACCGTTCCCGCGACACAGACGCTTCCTGCCGCTGCCCCCACGCGATCCGGGGTACCGCGACAGGGGGACGGGGTGGAGGGAACGAGTGGCAACGTACCGAGAGGTGACGACCTGTGGCGATGA
- a CDS encoding phosphoglycerate kinase, producing the protein MTVKTLSDLLAEGVAGRGVLVRSDLNVPLDDGAITDPGRIIASVPTLKALAEAGAKVVVTAHLGRPKGGPEPKFSLAPVAAALGEQLGRHVQLAGDVVGTDALARAEGLTDGDVLLLENIRFDPRETSKDDAERLALAKALVELVGDDGAFVSDGFGVVHRKQASVYDVATLLPHYAGTLVAAEVKVLEQLTSAGERPYAVVLGGSKVSDKLAVIENLATKADSLIIGGGMCFTFLAAQGLSVGSSLLQEEMIDTCRQLLETYGDVIHLPVDIVVAAEFAADSPPDTVAADQIPADKMGLDIGPESVKRFSTLLSNARTIFWNGPMGVFEFPAFSAGTKGVAEAIIGATAKGAFSVVGGGDSAAAVRQLGLPEDGFSHISTGGGASLEYLEGKSLPGIEILN; encoded by the coding sequence ATGACTGTCAAGACTCTTTCCGATCTGCTCGCCGAGGGCGTCGCGGGTCGGGGCGTCCTCGTGCGCTCCGACCTCAACGTCCCGCTCGACGACGGTGCCATCACCGACCCCGGCCGCATCATCGCCTCGGTGCCGACGCTGAAGGCCCTGGCCGAGGCCGGCGCCAAGGTCGTGGTGACCGCTCACCTGGGTCGACCCAAGGGTGGTCCCGAGCCGAAGTTCTCGCTGGCCCCGGTCGCCGCGGCGCTGGGGGAGCAGCTGGGCCGGCACGTCCAGTTGGCCGGTGACGTCGTCGGTACCGATGCACTGGCGCGCGCCGAGGGTCTCACCGACGGTGACGTGCTGCTGCTGGAGAACATCCGCTTCGACCCGCGGGAGACCAGCAAGGACGACGCCGAGCGGCTGGCACTGGCCAAGGCGCTGGTCGAGCTGGTCGGAGATGACGGCGCGTTCGTCTCCGACGGGTTCGGGGTGGTGCACCGCAAGCAGGCCTCGGTCTACGACGTGGCGACGCTGTTGCCGCACTACGCGGGCACGCTGGTCGCTGCCGAGGTCAAGGTTCTCGAGCAGCTCACCTCCGCCGGTGAGCGGCCGTACGCCGTGGTGTTGGGCGGCTCGAAGGTGTCCGACAAACTCGCCGTGATCGAGAACCTGGCCACCAAGGCCGACAGCCTGATCATCGGTGGCGGCATGTGTTTCACCTTCCTTGCCGCGCAAGGACTTTCGGTGGGATCCTCGCTGCTGCAGGAAGAGATGATCGACACCTGCCGCCAGCTGCTGGAGACCTACGGCGACGTGATTCACCTGCCGGTCGACATTGTCGTCGCGGCGGAGTTCGCTGCCGACTCGCCGCCGGACACCGTGGCGGCCGACCAGATTCCGGCCGACAAGATGGGCCTGGACATCGGGCCGGAGTCGGTCAAGCGGTTCAGCACGCTGCTGTCCAACGCGCGCACCATCTTCTGGAACGGACCGATGGGTGTGTTCGAGTTCCCTGCCTTCTCGGCGGGGACCAAGGGGGTGGCCGAGGCGATCATCGGCGCCACCGCCAAGGGCGCGTTCAGCGTTGTGGGCGGCGGCGACTCGGCGGCGGCTGTGCGTCAGCTCGGGCTGCCTGAGGACGGCTTCTCGCACATTTCGACCGGCGGCGGTGCATCGCTGGAATACCTTGAGGGCAAGTCTCTGCCCGGTATCGAGATTCTGAATTAG
- the gap gene encoding type I glyceraldehyde-3-phosphate dehydrogenase: MTIRVGVNGFGRIGRNFYRALATQQAEGKAQDIEIVAVNDLTDNTTLAHLLKFDSILGRLPEDVSLEGEDTIVIGNTKIKAFEVKEGPAAIPWGDLGVDIVVESTGIFVDARARGHLESGAKKVIISAPAKDEDITIVIGVNDDKYDGSQNVISNASCTTNCLGPLAKVVNDEFGIVRGLMTTIHAYTGDQNLQDGPHKDLRRARAAAVNIVPTSTGAAKAIGLVLPELKGKLDGYALRVPIPTGSVTDLTVELSKHASAADINAALKAAAEGKLKGILKYYDAPIVSSDIVTDPHSSIFDSGLTKVIDNQAKVVSWYDNEWGYSNRLVDLVGLVGKSL, translated from the coding sequence GTGACGATCCGGGTTGGCGTTAACGGCTTCGGCCGCATCGGACGCAACTTCTACCGGGCCCTGGCGACGCAGCAGGCCGAAGGCAAGGCCCAAGACATCGAGATCGTGGCGGTCAACGACCTCACCGACAACACGACTCTCGCGCACCTGCTGAAGTTCGACTCGATCCTGGGCCGGCTGCCGGAGGATGTCAGCCTCGAGGGCGAGGACACCATCGTCATCGGCAACACCAAGATCAAGGCGTTCGAGGTCAAGGAAGGTCCGGCGGCGATCCCGTGGGGTGACCTCGGCGTCGACATCGTGGTCGAGTCGACGGGCATCTTCGTCGACGCCCGGGCCCGCGGACACCTGGAGTCGGGTGCGAAGAAGGTCATCATCTCGGCGCCGGCCAAGGACGAGGACATCACCATCGTCATCGGCGTCAACGACGACAAGTACGACGGCAGCCAGAACGTCATCTCCAACGCCTCGTGCACCACGAACTGCCTTGGGCCACTGGCCAAGGTCGTCAACGACGAGTTCGGCATCGTGCGCGGTCTGATGACCACCATCCACGCCTACACCGGCGACCAGAACCTGCAGGACGGCCCGCACAAGGACCTGCGCCGTGCCCGGGCCGCCGCGGTGAACATCGTGCCCACCTCGACCGGGGCCGCCAAGGCCATCGGGCTGGTGCTGCCGGAGCTCAAGGGCAAGCTGGACGGCTACGCGCTACGGGTGCCGATCCCCACCGGCTCGGTTACCGATCTCACCGTCGAGCTCAGCAAGCACGCCAGTGCGGCCGATATCAACGCCGCACTCAAGGCCGCCGCGGAGGGCAAGCTCAAGGGCATCCTGAAGTACTACGACGCCCCGATCGTCTCCAGCGACATCGTCACCGACCCGCACAGCTCGATCTTCGACTCGGGCCTGACCAAGGTCATCGACAACCAGGCCAAGGTCGTCTCCTGGTACGACAACGAGTGGGGCTACTCCAACCGCCTGGTCGACCTCGTCGGCCTGGTCGGCAAGTCGCTCTAA
- the tpiA gene encoding triose-phosphate isomerase — translation MSRKPLIAGNWKMNLNHFEAIALVQKIAFSLPDKYFDKVDVTVIPPFTDLRSVQTLVDGDKLRLTYGAQDLSQHDSGAYTGEISGAFLAKLGCTFAVVGHSERRTYHHEDDALVAAKAAAAFRHGLIPIVCIGEHLDVREAGNHVEYNVEQLRGSLAGLTNEQLTDVVIAYEPVWAIGTGRVASAADAQEVCAAIRAELANIATPQIAAGVRVLYGGSVNAKNVGEIVAQEDVDGALVGGASLDGEQFAILSAIAAGGPLP, via the coding sequence GTGTCCCGTAAGCCGCTGATCGCTGGCAACTGGAAGATGAACCTCAACCACTTCGAGGCCATCGCTCTTGTCCAGAAGATCGCATTCTCGTTGCCCGACAAGTACTTCGACAAGGTCGACGTCACCGTCATCCCGCCGTTCACTGATCTGCGCAGTGTGCAGACCCTCGTCGACGGCGACAAGCTGCGGCTGACCTACGGCGCCCAGGACCTGTCCCAGCACGACTCCGGCGCCTATACCGGCGAGATCAGTGGTGCGTTCCTGGCCAAGCTGGGGTGCACGTTCGCCGTCGTCGGACATTCCGAGCGCCGCACCTATCACCACGAGGACGATGCCCTGGTGGCCGCCAAGGCCGCCGCGGCGTTCCGGCACGGCCTGATCCCGATCGTCTGCATTGGCGAGCACCTCGACGTGCGTGAGGCCGGCAACCACGTGGAGTACAACGTCGAGCAGTTGCGCGGCTCGCTGGCGGGGCTGACCAACGAACAGCTGACCGACGTCGTCATCGCCTACGAGCCGGTGTGGGCGATCGGCACCGGCCGGGTGGCCAGCGCGGCCGACGCGCAGGAGGTCTGTGCAGCGATCCGTGCGGAGCTGGCGAATATCGCAACTCCCCAGATCGCCGCTGGTGTGCGGGTGCTCTACGGCGGCTCGGTCAACGCCAAGAACGTCGGCGAGATCGTCGCTCAGGAGGACGTCGACGGTGCCCTGGTGGGTGGCGCGTCGCTGGACGGTGAGCAGTTCGCCATTCTCTCGGCGATCGCCGCGGGCGGGCCGCTGCCGTAA
- a CDS encoding HNH endonuclease signature motif containing protein — protein sequence MTVLEPLTAEAAHELVRAELDAIDAAYSRLRTTCTDLAGNAFRIEMAERLENQQRTSRGLSYRVFGEIADPVDGADDARPPVGVKVRDELASRLRLTAGEVRRRFRVAARIRPRRSLTGPPVAPELPELAAAVQAGDIGDDHISAVCRALDLLPASVSAVDKDKAERALVRHAREQDSQFVTVVGATIADCLNPDGNFTDEDRARRRGLLLSRQGADGMSRLSGWLDPEARAYLEAVISAVRPGRHQPGGDERDTRSCQQRSHDALKLALRAAIGSGALGKHRGMPVTVVVTTTLSELDQAARALHDPSVPMPPPARTGGAGRLPMRDLIRMAAGSVHYLAVFEDHSERPIYLGRSKRLATPDHRIICHARDGGCTKPNCCVRGYDCEVHHAQAWSAGGPTDADNLYFGCDGDHDAVTDGVYDTTVTGDGRIAWSDGTGPPRVNDVHHPERLLEDGGESP from the coding sequence ATGACCGTGCTCGAACCGCTCACCGCCGAGGCGGCCCACGAGCTGGTTCGCGCCGAACTCGATGCGATCGACGCCGCGTACTCCCGACTGCGGACGACATGTACTGATCTGGCGGGCAATGCTTTTCGGATCGAGATGGCCGAGCGGCTGGAGAACCAGCAGCGGACCAGCCGCGGGCTGTCGTATCGCGTGTTCGGCGAGATCGCCGACCCGGTCGACGGTGCGGACGACGCCCGGCCGCCTGTCGGGGTCAAGGTGCGCGACGAACTGGCATCCCGGCTGCGGCTGACCGCCGGCGAGGTGCGGCGCCGGTTCCGGGTGGCGGCGCGGATCCGCCCTCGACGATCACTCACCGGGCCTCCGGTTGCCCCAGAACTGCCCGAACTCGCCGCCGCGGTGCAAGCCGGCGACATCGGTGACGACCACATCAGCGCCGTGTGCCGGGCGCTCGACCTGCTGCCGGCGTCGGTGTCTGCCGTCGACAAGGACAAGGCGGAACGGGCGCTGGTGCGGCACGCCCGCGAACAGGATTCGCAGTTCGTCACCGTGGTCGGTGCGACGATCGCCGACTGCCTCAATCCCGACGGCAACTTCACCGACGAGGATCGTGCCCGGCGTCGCGGCCTGCTGTTGAGCCGTCAGGGCGCCGACGGGATGAGCAGGCTGTCCGGCTGGCTCGACCCAGAGGCCCGCGCCTATCTGGAGGCGGTGATCTCGGCGGTACGCCCTGGGCGCCACCAGCCCGGTGGCGACGAGCGCGACACCCGGAGCTGCCAACAACGGAGCCACGATGCGCTGAAGCTGGCCTTGAGAGCGGCGATCGGGTCGGGCGCCCTGGGCAAGCATCGGGGAATGCCGGTGACCGTCGTCGTGACGACGACACTGTCCGAACTCGACCAGGCCGCCCGGGCCCTGCACGACCCCAGCGTGCCAATGCCGCCGCCGGCGCGTACGGGCGGGGCGGGGCGGCTACCGATGCGCGACCTGATTCGGATGGCCGCCGGTTCCGTCCACTATCTCGCCGTGTTCGAGGACCATTCCGAACGACCGATCTACCTTGGCCGCTCCAAACGGCTGGCGACGCCGGACCATCGGATCATCTGCCACGCCCGCGACGGAGGCTGCACCAAACCGAACTGCTGTGTCCGGGGATACGACTGCGAAGTCCACCACGCGCAGGCCTGGAGCGCGGGTGGGCCGACCGATGCCGACAATCTGTACTTCGGCTGCGACGGCGACCACGACGCGGTCACCGACGGCGTCTACGACACGACAGTCACCGGAGACGGGCGCATCGCGTGGTCAGACGGCACCGGTCCACCGCGGGTCAACGACGTGCACCATCCCGAGCGATTACTCGAAGACGGGGGCGAGTCCCCGTGA
- the rapZ gene encoding RNase adapter RapZ: MTEDDTAEDRRTPVVAEPDAGIDVVLVTGLSGAGRGTAAKVLEDLGWYVADNLPPELIARMVDLGLAAGSRITQLAVVMDVRSRGFTGDLDWVRNELATRGIHPRVLFMEASDDILVRRYENNRRSHPLQGNQTLAEGIAAERAMLAPVRATADLVIDTSTLSVRALRESIERAFGGETIAQTSVTVESFGFKYGLPMDADMVMDVRFLPNPHWVDELRPQTGQHPAVRDYVLSQAGATKFLQTYHQLLELVVDGYSREGKRYMTVAIGCTGGKHRSVAMAEALAGLLGDNRQLSVRVLHRDLGRE, encoded by the coding sequence ATGACCGAAGACGACACAGCTGAAGACAGGCGGACCCCAGTGGTGGCCGAACCCGATGCGGGTATCGACGTAGTGCTGGTGACGGGCCTGTCCGGCGCCGGGCGGGGAACTGCCGCCAAGGTGCTCGAGGACCTCGGCTGGTATGTGGCCGACAACCTGCCCCCGGAGCTCATCGCGCGGATGGTCGACCTGGGGCTGGCCGCAGGTTCGCGGATCACCCAACTGGCCGTGGTGATGGATGTCCGTTCCCGCGGTTTCACCGGTGACCTGGACTGGGTTCGCAACGAACTGGCCACCCGCGGCATCCACCCGCGGGTGTTGTTCATGGAGGCTTCCGACGACATCCTGGTGCGCCGTTACGAGAACAACCGGCGCAGCCATCCGCTGCAGGGCAACCAGACTCTGGCCGAGGGGATCGCGGCCGAACGGGCCATGTTGGCCCCGGTGCGGGCCACCGCTGACCTGGTGATCGACACCTCGACGCTGTCGGTACGGGCGCTGCGGGAGAGTATCGAGCGCGCGTTCGGGGGTGAGACGATCGCCCAGACCAGCGTCACCGTCGAATCGTTCGGTTTCAAGTACGGCTTGCCGATGGATGCCGACATGGTGATGGACGTCCGGTTCCTGCCCAACCCCCATTGGGTGGACGAGCTGCGCCCGCAGACCGGTCAGCATCCTGCGGTCCGCGATTACGTGTTGAGCCAAGCGGGCGCCACGAAGTTCCTGCAGACCTACCATCAGCTGCTGGAGCTCGTCGTCGACGGCTACAGCCGAGAAGGGAAGCGGTACATGACGGTGGCGATCGGCTGCACGGGCGGTAAACATCGCAGCGTCGCCATGGCCGAGGCGCTGGCCGGCTTACTCGGCGACAACCGGCAACTTTCGGTGCGGGTCCTGCACCGGGATCTGGGTCGCGAATGA
- a CDS encoding ABC transporter substrate-binding protein — protein sequence MTGGDDVLRVGAAFSDPPFHSTGGGEHAGLDVDLIEAIGSRLACAVEFIAYQGRDFNGIFDALDSGEFDCVTSGTTVTGSRALKASFCDPYLISGQALAVDTGRLPGVHSVDDLEGLTIGIQHGNTSQPIANRLVAEGKAARVRVYGYGSGRTVLRDLTTGRCDAFMKLAPVLTELVRPLPGVEVVQRGITAEKIAIAVPTSDAALLARINVAQAELERDGTLPSIRQRWTGSDRLDQTGS from the coding sequence ATGACCGGCGGTGACGACGTGCTGCGCGTCGGTGCGGCCTTCTCGGATCCGCCGTTCCACTCGACGGGTGGCGGTGAGCATGCCGGCCTCGACGTCGATCTGATCGAGGCGATCGGCAGCAGGCTGGCCTGCGCCGTGGAGTTCATCGCCTACCAGGGGCGCGACTTCAACGGCATCTTCGACGCCCTCGACTCGGGCGAGTTCGACTGCGTCACCTCGGGCACCACCGTCACCGGTTCCCGCGCCCTCAAGGCGTCGTTCTGCGATCCCTACCTGATCTCCGGCCAGGCGTTGGCCGTCGACACCGGCCGGCTGCCCGGGGTGCACTCGGTGGACGATCTCGAAGGGCTGACGATCGGTATTCAGCACGGCAACACCAGCCAGCCCATCGCCAACCGGCTTGTCGCCGAAGGAAAGGCCGCGCGGGTGCGGGTCTATGGCTACGGCAGTGGCCGCACCGTCCTGCGCGACCTGACTACGGGACGCTGCGACGCCTTCATGAAGCTGGCGCCGGTGCTCACCGAACTCGTCAGGCCGCTGCCCGGGGTGGAGGTGGTGCAGCGCGGGATCACCGCCGAGAAGATCGCGATCGCCGTACCCACCAGCGACGCGGCGCTGTTGGCGCGGATCAACGTGGCGCAGGCCGAACTGGAACGGGACGGGACGCTGCCGTCGATCCGGCAGCGGTGGACCGGTTCGGACAGGCTTGATCAGACCGGCTCGTGA
- a CDS encoding oxygenase MpaB family protein, producing the protein MAITPDLGPVRRRLGQGLFAMVAGPEGPRNRDRIHNTPGPRWFAPDRPIRRVHADASMFVGGLRALLLQSLHPLAMAGVAQHSDYRGDPWGRLQRTSTFLAVTTFGPAAEAQRAVDRVRGIHRRVHGTAADGRPYRADDPHLLEWVHIAEVDSFLLAHQLYGAAPLDQDGRDAYVADTARTAEALGVPDPPRTEAELAERIAAFRPELHSTEAARDAARFLLLTPPLPLIARMPYGVLAAASVAMLPAWARLPLRLPYLPPVEATGIRFAGRALVGTIRWALAADQPEVAAAEELSI; encoded by the coding sequence ATGGCGATCACCCCGGACCTCGGCCCGGTCCGGAGACGCCTCGGACAGGGCTTGTTCGCGATGGTGGCCGGACCGGAAGGCCCGCGCAACCGCGACCGCATCCACAACACCCCCGGACCGCGCTGGTTCGCCCCCGACCGCCCCATCCGCCGGGTGCACGCCGACGCCTCGATGTTCGTCGGGGGCCTGCGCGCGCTGCTGCTGCAGTCGCTGCACCCGCTGGCGATGGCCGGTGTCGCCCAGCATTCCGACTATCGCGGCGATCCGTGGGGCCGGTTGCAACGCACCAGCACGTTCCTGGCGGTCACCACATTCGGGCCCGCCGCCGAGGCGCAACGGGCCGTGGACCGGGTGCGCGGCATCCACCGGCGGGTGCACGGCACCGCCGCCGACGGCCGGCCTTACCGGGCCGACGACCCGCATCTGCTGGAGTGGGTCCACATCGCCGAGGTGGACAGCTTCCTGCTGGCCCACCAGCTCTACGGCGCCGCCCCGCTCGACCAGGACGGGCGCGACGCCTACGTCGCCGACACCGCCCGCACCGCCGAGGCACTCGGCGTCCCGGACCCGCCGCGCACCGAGGCCGAATTGGCCGAGCGCATCGCCGCCTTCCGCCCCGAACTGCACAGCACCGAGGCCGCCCGCGACGCCGCCCGCTTCCTTCTTCTCACCCCGCCGCTGCCGCTGATCGCGCGGATGCCCTATGGCGTGCTGGCCGCGGCATCGGTGGCCATGCTCCCGGCATGGGCCCGGCTGCCGCTGCGTCTGCCTTATCTGCCCCCGGTGGAGGCCACCGGGATTCGCTTCGCCGGCCGCGCACTGGTCGGCACGATTCGCTGGGCCCTTGCCGCGGACCAACCTGAAGTGGCTGCAGCCGAAGAGCTTTCGATCTAA
- the secG gene encoding preprotein translocase subunit SecG, with translation MVLTLQIILVVTSVLVVLLVLLHRAKGGGLSTLFGGGVQSSLSGSTVVEKNLDRLTLFVTGIWVVSIIGMALQIKYS, from the coding sequence ATGGTTTTGACCCTGCAGATCATCCTGGTGGTCACCAGCGTCCTGGTGGTCCTGTTGGTGCTGCTGCACCGTGCCAAGGGTGGCGGCCTGTCGACCCTGTTCGGCGGCGGCGTGCAGTCCAGCCTGTCCGGGTCGACCGTGGTGGAGAAGAACCTCGACCGCCTGACGTTGTTCGTCACCGGCATCTGGGTGGTGTCCATCATCGGCATGGCACTGCAGATCAAGTACTCCTGA